The DNA region CGCCGGAGGCGCACGAGTTCAGCATCGTGAGTAGCGGTGCCAGGCCGCCGAAGTGCGCTCCGTAGCCAACGCTCGTCGGCACGGCGATGACTGGGCACGAGACCAGGCCTCCGACGACCGAGGGCAGCGCACCCTCCATGCCAGCGACGGCGACGATGACGCGCGCATCGAGCAGCAGGTCTGCATGGGCGAGCAGGCGGTGAACCCCAGCGACTCCGACGTCGTAGAGCCGAGTGACCCGCGCGCCCATGAGCTCCGCAGTGATGGCGGCCTCCTCGGCGACGGGCACATCGGCGGTGCCGCCGGTCGCGATCAGGACCTGACCGACCGAGCGGGGCTCCTTGCGTCTGTCCACGACAATCAGCCCGGCGGTCTCGATGTACCGCGCATCCGGAACAACCTGCGATAGAGCCTGGTACTGCGCCACGTTCGCCCGCGTGGCGAGGAGCACGTCCTCGCGGGTCAGGAGCTCCTTGCCTATCGAGCGCACCTGCTCGGGGGTTTTGCCCTGACACAGAATCACTTCCGGAAAACCGCAACGCAAGGCCCGGTGGTGATCAACCTTCGCATCGTGCTGGTCAACAAAGAGGGGCGCACTCAGTTTGCGATATGCCGAATCAACCGAGTCGGTACCTTCGGCAACGGACCTGAGCAGTGAAAGCAAGGCTTCTGAGTTCATGATTGTGACACTCTCCTTCACGAATGGGCAGATGACTGGTCGACGAAGCGGCTACGAGGTGGCACTATATTGACATATACACTGCCGGATGTACGGCAGAGTCAGCGCACGAGGATCCGTGGATGACCGAAGACTACCTCATAGAGAGCTTCGACCGCTCGAGATACTGGTATCTCATACTGCGGATCTTGATGCTGGTAATTACCTTCTTGTGGACGGTTTGGGCTGCCCTGGCTCACGCCGATGTGATTGGAGTGCCGCTGGCCGCAGCCGCCACGCTTATACATGCGGTCACCACAGTGGTAGCGATTTTTGTGACCAAGATCCCATCCCTGCGGTCAGGACGAACGCTTCTTTGGTTCGCAGTTCCAGACTTGGTCTATGTCACTTTGCTCGGACTGGCCTTCGCAGGGTACGAGGACCCGACGTATTCGCTGCTGTTCGCCCTGGCAACACTCTATGCGCTATTCGTCAGGCATCCGGCCGCATGGACCGTCGGACTTGGAGCCACGTTCGTGTTCCTCGCGATTCAGGCGACCATTGCACAGCCAGGAGCGATGGCGATATCGATCATCGTGCTCAAGGCGGCCCAGCTCTTTGCCATCTCCTTCGTTCTGCACAAGACATCTTTAGGGCTAGGACAGAGGCAGCAGGACGCGCTTCTCAGTCACCGAAAGGAGGCGGAGCTCAATCGGCAGCTACAGAGTCGCGTCAGTGAGCTTCGGGCCATCTCCAAGATCGGCGACATCCTTCACTCCCAACTCGATTTCGATCGCACGGGACTTGTCGCCGTCGAGATCCTCTCGAAAATCATCAATGTCCCTGCGTGCTGCCTGTTCGTGATCGACAAGAGCGAGTCGAAGACGGTGTTCTCGGCGAGTGTCGGGCTTACTGACACCGTCAGTGTCCCCGCGATGGATGCGACGCTCATGGATTCCTGGGACACCCTTGACGATCACTTTTCGTGCCTGCCTCTGGTGGAGTTCTCAAGCCTGATGGTCGTTTTTTGCGCCGATGCCGAGAGGATCGAAGCAATGACCGATGAGGACAGGATCGTCCTTGAGACTGTGGCAAGCCAGCTGGCAGTGGCTGTCGAGAACTCCCAGCTCTACAAGCTCACTAGGCGCATGGCAATCACCGATGACCTGACTGGCCTATACAACTACCGCTACCTGCAGCAGAGACTCGACGATGAATTGAAGCGGGCGACCCGTTACGAGAAGGACCTTTCCCTACTGATGATCGATGTGGACGACTTCAAGGGCTTCAACGACACGCGGGGCCATGTCGAGGGCGATAGCGCACTGAGAGAGCTCGGAGAGGTAATCTCCCACTCGGTTCGAACCGTGGATGCCGTATGTCGCTATGGCGGAGAGGAATTCTCGGTCATACTGCCAGAGACCGATGTTTCTGGCGCGCTGGTCACTGCAGCCAAGATCCGTGAGGCGGTCAGCCAGCATCTGTTCGGTAGTCTTTCGGAGCGCGGGGGAGCGAATCTGACGGTGAGCATCGGCTTGGCGACCTTCCCCACGCATGCGAAAGACAAGGAGTCCCTGCTCACCATAGCGGACGATGCGCTGTACAGGGCGAAGAGCACAGGCAAGAACAGGGTCCGCTCTCCGTTGAGTGGCCAGTCGGAAGCAGAGATATCAGGGGCGCCGGTTAATGCAGACAGTTGATCAAGCTGATCACGAGAGGGTGAGGGAATGAGCCGGTTCGCGTATCTGGGTCCAGCGGGGACTCATAGTCATAGGGCGCTACTGTCGATCATCGGTCCGGAGGACGAGACCGAGCCATGCGCCACCATCGAAGAGGTCTTCACCGCAGTTGAGCGCGGCAAGGTCGAGTTCGGCTTGGTGCCAATCGAGAACTCGGTGGAAGGTGCGGTGAACGCAACACTTGACTCGCTGGCTTTCGACAGCGAGCTGGAGATTCAGCAAGAAGTCGTCCGCGACATCCACCATGCGCTTTGCGTGGCACCCGGTGTGACACTCGCCGAGGTCACGCAGATCGTCTCGCATCCGCAGGCGCTGGCACAGTCCCGAAGGTGGATCACGAGCAACCTACTCGGCAAGCCGGTGGTCGCTGCCACATCGACAGCGGAGGCCGTACGAATGGCCACTGAGCAACCCGGAGTTGCGGCTATCGGTAGCGAGTTTGCCGCCGAGACATACGGCGCGGAGGTCCTCTTCGACTCGATTGAGGACTACGCGGGCAATCAGACGCGTTTCGTGTTGATCGGCAGGGGGATGCACGAGCGTACGGGGGAGGACAAGACCTCGTTGGCTTTGTTCATGAAGGCCGATAGACCCGGGACGCTGAATATGATCCTCTCGGAGTTTGCATTCGCAGGGATCAACCTCACCAAGATCCAGTCGCGACCGACCCGTAAGGCTCTGGGCGACTACATGTTCTTTATCGACCTGATCGGGCATGTCGACGACGAGAACGTCAGGCTAGCCCTGGACTGCCTGCGCCTCAAGCTGCGTCGGGTAAAAGTGCTGGGCAGCTACCCACGGGCGGTCAAGGCGTGATCGGGGACAGCGAAGATCAACCGGACGAATCCCAGCCGAAGATACTGATTCTAGGCATTGGCAACATCCTCATGAAGGACGAGGGCATCGGCTGCCGCATTGCACAGGAACTGGAAGACCGATACGACTTCCCTGAAGGTGTGGATGTCGTCGATTCGGGCACAATGGGGCTCGTACTGCTGAACATGCTGCGTGAGTACGACTTCGTGATCGTGGTCGATGCTGTGGACGGGACCGGCTATCCGCCAGGTACGGTCGTCCGGATGTCACCTGAGGACATCGCCCCTAACCAGGTAATGCACTCGCTCCACGACATGCGGTTCATAGACGTGCTAGAGGCTGCGATGCTCATCGGGGTTGAGATCGAGGGGCACGTAATCGGCGTTCAGGTCGAAGATATGGACCCGCCGGAGCTGTTCATCGGATTGTCCAACTCGCTCGAAGATGCTGTGGATACCGCAATAGACGCTGTACTTACGGTACTTGCAGAGAGAGGCGTTGAGCCGCTAGCGTGAGTCGGCCTAAAGCTTAGGGCTGCGCCTCCAGGTAGACGAATCCGGCATCATAGACCCCAGGGTCGCCCTCGAGTCGCCGGACTATGTCTCCCTCGATCCGGTCCTCTGTGCCGATTACGAACGTTCCTTCGCCAAAGGGCAGGAACCGCGCTCCCCCGAGGTCGTTGCGATCAAGGACCTCGGTTATTGAGACCCCGGGATTGAGCCACACGGCCACCGCCCCGTCCATCTCGTCGAGATTCTCAACGGTTTCTACAACCGGGTCGCCTGCGGCAAAACCATCGCCCTGCTGAGCCGCACTACAACCGCGCCAGAAAATCAGAACCGCAATTACGATGACAGCGATGACAAGTATCTTGGCGACAAGACGTAGCGTCTCATGTTCGTTGTCGCTTCCTCTGTCGCTGGGCGGCTGATTCATCTCGGGCGATTGCATTTCGGCCATTTCGACCCCCTGATCGGCATATAGTTCAAGTATAGACGATGAGTGCGGCGTGTGGGTGTACGATATACTTGCCACGACAGACTACACTCGTGCTTTCGCGGAGGAATAACATGCTGGATGCCAGATTCGTGCGTCAGAATGCCGAGCTCGTGCGGCAGGCGCTCCGTGATCGCGGCTCGGATTGGGATCTGGACCGGTACATCGAGCTCGATACAGTCCGCCGTGAGCTGCTAGCCGAGCTCGAAGCCGCTCAGGCTCGCCGAAACACCGACTCGAAGGCCATCGGCGGGCTGATGAAGGAAGGCCGACGCGAGGAAGCGGAAGCCCTGAAGGCCGAGGTGCACTCGGTCAACGAGACCATCGCAACGACCGAGGCCTCGCTCGCGAAGATCGACGGCGTGGTCCAAGAGATGATGCTCACAATCCCGAACCTCCCCGACGCAAGTGTTCCCGTCGGCGCAAATGAGCAGGACAACGTTGAGGTCCGACGCTGGGGTACTCCGCCAGAGTTCGATTTCGAGCACAAGGCCCACTGGGATCTCGGTCCCGGGCTCGGCATCGTGGACTTCGAGAGGGGCGTGAAGCTCGCGAAATCGCGCTTCGTGGTTCTCGGCAGGGATGGCGCGCGGCTGAATAGGGCGCTCATCAACTTCATGCTCGACACCCATGGCGGTCGCGGCTACACCGAGTGGTCGGTGCCGGCGATGGCCAACACCGAGACGCTCACGGGGACGGGCAACCTCCCCAAGTTCGAGGACGACCTCTTCGCCGCTGGGGAGGGCCTCTATCTGATTCCGACCGCGGAGGTGCAGCTCACCAACTTGCATCGCGCCGAAGTGCTCGATGCAAGCGATCTGCCGCTTGACTACACCGCTTACACGCCGTGCTTCCGCGAAGAGGCCGGTGCCGCTGGCCGAGACACCCGCGGGATGATTCGCGTGCATCAGTTCGACAAGGTTGAGCTGGTCAAGTTCGCGACCCCTGAGGCCAGCTTCGGCGAGCTCGAGAAGATGGTGGCCGACGCCGAGAACATCCTTCAGCAGTTGGGCCTAGCGTACCGGGTAATCACCCTGTGCACGGGCGACATGGGATTCGCCGCCGCAAAGACTTACGACATCGAGGTGTGGCTGCCAAGCTACTCCGGGTATAAGGAGATATCGAGCTGCAGCAACTGCACCGACTTCCAGGCCCGCAGGGCGGCTATCAAGTACCGCAGCCCCAAGGAGTTCGGCGGTAGTCGGTTCGTGCACACACTGAACGGAAGTGGCCTGGCGGTCGGCAGGACACTGGTGGCGATCTTGGAGAACTATCAGCAGGCCGACGGGACCGTGGTGGTGCCCGAGGTGTTGCGTCCGTACATGGGAGGGCAAGAGGTAATCCAGTAGGAAGGGGCTCGGATGACACCCTCGGCTAGCGACCCTACGATCCTGGTGATCTTCGGAACCACGGGGGATTTGATGGGACGCAAGATCACCCCGGCGCTCTACTACCTTGCCAGCAAAGACGCCCTACCCGAACGCTTCCAAGTAGTGGGGCACTCGCGTCGGGCCTGGTCCGATGAGGACCTGCGCGGTCATGTGCGGTCGATCCTCAAGCACAGTCAGATTGCCTCGGCAGACGACCCCGCGCCGGCTGAGGGGTTCCTCGACATGTTCACCTACTCGGTGGGCGAATTCAACGACACGCAAGGGTACCGCGGACTCGCCGAACACCTCGCGAGAATCGACGAGGAGTGGGGCGTCTGCGCGAACAAGCTCTTCTACCTGGCTGTCCCGCCCGAGCACTACGCCACGATCCTCAAGCATCTCGCCGAAGGGGGACTCACCGGAACGTGCGGTCAGGGTGGCGGTTGGACGAGGGTGCTGGTGGAGAAGCCGTTCGGGCACGATGCAGAGACTTCGGCGATGCTCGACGAGACGCTGGGCGAGCTTTTTGCCGAGGAGCAGATATATCGCATCGATCACTACCTCGCCAAGGAGATGCTGCAAGGCATCCTGAACTTCCGGTTCGCGAACAACCTGTTGGAGACGAGCTGGGATCGCTCCGCAATCGAGTCCATCGAGGTCGTACTGCACGAGACGCTGGGCGTCGAGCATCGCGGGTGGTTCTACGACGGGGTCGGAGCACTGCGCGATGTTGGGCAGAATCATCTGCTACAGATGCTGGCGCTAATCACGATGGAGCAGCCGGAGTCCTGTACCGCCGCTGCAATTCGTGACTCTCGCGCAAAGGCGGTGCGCGATGTGTTGCGCCCGATGACGGTCGAGCAGGTGGCCCTGAACACCTACCGCGCGCAGTACGACGGGTACAAACAGATTGAGGGAGTGGATTGCTTCAGCGAGACGGAGACGTTCTTCCGGCTTCGCACCACGATGCGCGGTTCCCGCTGGGCGGGCGTGCCGGTCGTCTTCGAGAGCGGCAAGCGCCTCGCCGAAGTGCGCAAGGAGATAGTAGTCACCTTCCGCCATCCCGATCCTTGCATCTGCGACGAGGACTCCCACCACAAGAACCAGGTGATATTCACGCTGGATCCATCGGACACGATAAAGATCGTCTTCTGGGCCAAGAAGCCCGGCTTCGATCGCGAAGTCGAGCGGCGAGAGTTCACTTTCTTCCTCTACGAGAAGGAAGCCAAGATCCAGTACGTCGAGGAGTACGCGAAGTTGCTGCTAGACGCTATCCGTGGGGACCAGACGCTGTTCCTCTCCACGGATGAGACGCTCGCGATGTGGGAGTTCGTCGACCCGATCACGCGAGCGTGGGCCGACGAGGTCACGCCTCTGCACACTTACCCGCCGGATACGCTGCGTGCGCCCGAGCAAGCCATCGAGGCGCTGGCGGCAACGCCGAAGTGCGGACAAGTCGGCGTGGTCGGGCTGGGCAAGATGGGTGCGGGCCTCGCACTCAACCTGCTCGATCACGGCTGGTGCGTGACCGGTTACAACCGTACCGCCGAGAAGGCGCTGGCCCTGGAACCCGCCGGTCTGGTCGCGGCTGCCTCACTGGCCGAGCTCGTTGAGACGCTGCCTCGGCCTCGGGCCGTCTGGGTCATGCTCACGGCCGGCGCCGCAGTGGATGGCGTGCTCTTCGGCGGGGTTGACGGGCAACCGGCGCTCATCGACCTGCTCGAGGAAGGCGATGTAGTAATCGACGGCGGCAACTCGTACTTCAAGGACGCTGCCGTCCGAGCCGAGCGACTAGCCGAGCGCGGGATACGCTTCCTGGATTGCGGAACCAGCGGCGGACCTGGCGGCGCCCGTAACGGCGCGTGCCTCATGATCGGCGGCAGGCGCGAGGACTTCGAGGGACTGGAGCCGATGTTCGCCGACGTCGCGCGCATCGACGGGTACCGGTTCTTCGAGGGCCATGGCGCGGGCCACTTCGTGAAAATGGTGCACAACGGCATCGAGTACGGCATGATGCAAGCGATCGCCGAGGGATTCCAGTTGATGCGCGCCTCGGACTTCGAGCTCGATCTGTCGCAGGTCGCCGAGGTCTACCAGCGTGGCAGCGTCATCGAGTCGCGGCTCATCGGCTGGCTGCAAGACGCCTTCGTGGAGCTGGGAGATTCGCTTGACGGAGTCAGCGGCATCGTGCGGCATACCGGCGAGGCCGAGTGGACCGTCCGCACCGCCGAGGAGATGGGGCTCGAAGCGCGAATCATCGCTGGAGCGCTGGAGTTCCGGGTCGAGTCGGAGCGCAATCCGAGCTACGCTGGGCAGGTACTCAGCGCGCTTCGCAACCGCTTCGGCGGGCACGCGATGTAGCTTTGTGGTGCGCCCTGAGAGATTCGAACTCCCGACCTTCTGATTCGTAGTCAGACGCTCTATCCGGCTGAGCTAAGGGCGCGCTTGCCCGATGTGGGCTTGGTAATCCTGCCATTCGCAGGCGGTTTTAGTCAAGTGGCGGAGAGTGAGGGATTCGAACCCTCGAAGAGGCTATAAACCCCTTACTCGCTTAGCAGGCGAGCGCCTTCAGCCGACTCGGCCAACTCTCCGTACAGCGCCGACAAGGCGGCGAAGCGTCGATATTGTAGCATGTTGCAGCCACGTCATCGGAAGTCGGTTCGAATCGATTCTCGAACCTGCCGAAGGGGCGGGTCGCATCACAAGCGGAACAGCATCGTTGCCGCGACTGCGAAATACACCAGCAGGCTCAGGTTGTCGGTCAAGGCGGTGGTGAGCTCGTCGGTGCCGACCGCCGGATCTCGGCGCAGCAGGGAGAAGATCACCGGCATCATCATCCCGATGACCACCGCCATCAGCCCGTTGATGACCAGAGTGCTCCCGACCACGACAGCCAACTCGATATCCCTGAACCACAAGTAGGCGAACAGACCCAGCGCCGCGCCG from Actinomycetota bacterium includes:
- the larB gene encoding nickel pincer cofactor biosynthesis protein LarB — encoded protein: MNSEALLSLLRSVAEGTDSVDSAYRKLSAPLFVDQHDAKVDHHRALRCGFPEVILCQGKTPEQVRSIGKELLTREDVLLATRANVAQYQALSQVVPDARYIETAGLIVVDRRKEPRSVGQVLIATGGTADVPVAEEAAITAELMGARVTRLYDVGVAGVHRLLAHADLLLDARVIVAVAGMEGALPSVVGGLVSCPVIAVPTSVGYGAHFGGLAPLLTMLNSCASGVGVVNIDNGFGAGTLAARINALTTPEVHEPASGHAG
- a CDS encoding GGDEF domain-containing protein; the encoded protein is MTEDYLIESFDRSRYWYLILRILMLVITFLWTVWAALAHADVIGVPLAAAATLIHAVTTVVAIFVTKIPSLRSGRTLLWFAVPDLVYVTLLGLAFAGYEDPTYSLLFALATLYALFVRHPAAWTVGLGATFVFLAIQATIAQPGAMAISIIVLKAAQLFAISFVLHKTSLGLGQRQQDALLSHRKEAELNRQLQSRVSELRAISKIGDILHSQLDFDRTGLVAVEILSKIINVPACCLFVIDKSESKTVFSASVGLTDTVSVPAMDATLMDSWDTLDDHFSCLPLVEFSSLMVVFCADAERIEAMTDEDRIVLETVASQLAVAVENSQLYKLTRRMAITDDLTGLYNYRYLQQRLDDELKRATRYEKDLSLLMIDVDDFKGFNDTRGHVEGDSALRELGEVISHSVRTVDAVCRYGGEEFSVILPETDVSGALVTAAKIREAVSQHLFGSLSERGGANLTVSIGLATFPTHAKDKESLLTIADDALYRAKSTGKNRVRSPLSGQSEAEISGAPVNADS
- the pheA gene encoding prephenate dehydratase, encoding MSRFAYLGPAGTHSHRALLSIIGPEDETEPCATIEEVFTAVERGKVEFGLVPIENSVEGAVNATLDSLAFDSELEIQQEVVRDIHHALCVAPGVTLAEVTQIVSHPQALAQSRRWITSNLLGKPVVAATSTAEAVRMATEQPGVAAIGSEFAAETYGAEVLFDSIEDYAGNQTRFVLIGRGMHERTGEDKTSLALFMKADRPGTLNMILSEFAFAGINLTKIQSRPTRKALGDYMFFIDLIGHVDDENVRLALDCLRLKLRRVKVLGSYPRAVKA
- a CDS encoding hydrogenase maturation protease; translation: MIGDSEDQPDESQPKILILGIGNILMKDEGIGCRIAQELEDRYDFPEGVDVVDSGTMGLVLLNMLREYDFVIVVDAVDGTGYPPGTVVRMSPEDIAPNQVMHSLHDMRFIDVLEAAMLIGVEIEGHVIGVQVEDMDPPELFIGLSNSLEDAVDTAIDAVLTVLAERGVEPLA
- the serS gene encoding serine--tRNA ligase gives rise to the protein MLDARFVRQNAELVRQALRDRGSDWDLDRYIELDTVRRELLAELEAAQARRNTDSKAIGGLMKEGRREEAEALKAEVHSVNETIATTEASLAKIDGVVQEMMLTIPNLPDASVPVGANEQDNVEVRRWGTPPEFDFEHKAHWDLGPGLGIVDFERGVKLAKSRFVVLGRDGARLNRALINFMLDTHGGRGYTEWSVPAMANTETLTGTGNLPKFEDDLFAAGEGLYLIPTAEVQLTNLHRAEVLDASDLPLDYTAYTPCFREEAGAAGRDTRGMIRVHQFDKVELVKFATPEASFGELEKMVADAENILQQLGLAYRVITLCTGDMGFAAAKTYDIEVWLPSYSGYKEISSCSNCTDFQARRAAIKYRSPKEFGGSRFVHTLNGSGLAVGRTLVAILENYQQADGTVVVPEVLRPYMGGQEVIQ
- the zwf gene encoding glucose-6-phosphate dehydrogenase, giving the protein MTPSASDPTILVIFGTTGDLMGRKITPALYYLASKDALPERFQVVGHSRRAWSDEDLRGHVRSILKHSQIASADDPAPAEGFLDMFTYSVGEFNDTQGYRGLAEHLARIDEEWGVCANKLFYLAVPPEHYATILKHLAEGGLTGTCGQGGGWTRVLVEKPFGHDAETSAMLDETLGELFAEEQIYRIDHYLAKEMLQGILNFRFANNLLETSWDRSAIESIEVVLHETLGVEHRGWFYDGVGALRDVGQNHLLQMLALITMEQPESCTAAAIRDSRAKAVRDVLRPMTVEQVALNTYRAQYDGYKQIEGVDCFSETETFFRLRTTMRGSRWAGVPVVFESGKRLAEVRKEIVVTFRHPDPCICDEDSHHKNQVIFTLDPSDTIKIVFWAKKPGFDREVERREFTFFLYEKEAKIQYVEEYAKLLLDAIRGDQTLFLSTDETLAMWEFVDPITRAWADEVTPLHTYPPDTLRAPEQAIEALAATPKCGQVGVVGLGKMGAGLALNLLDHGWCVTGYNRTAEKALALEPAGLVAAASLAELVETLPRPRAVWVMLTAGAAVDGVLFGGVDGQPALIDLLEEGDVVIDGGNSYFKDAAVRAERLAERGIRFLDCGTSGGPGGARNGACLMIGGRREDFEGLEPMFADVARIDGYRFFEGHGAGHFVKMVHNGIEYGMMQAIAEGFQLMRASDFELDLSQVAEVYQRGSVIESRLIGWLQDAFVELGDSLDGVSGIVRHTGEAEWTVRTAEEMGLEARIIAGALEFRVESERNPSYAGQVLSALRNRFGGHAM